The following coding sequences are from one Diachasmimorpha longicaudata isolate KC_UGA_2023 chromosome 6, iyDiaLong2, whole genome shotgun sequence window:
- the LOC135163376 gene encoding alpha-(1,6)-fucosyltransferase: MTFWSGRPGWLGKLGLFLLLAWLIVLILSVFHVMRSTPPSHDIMSQMEKENTQKLNEMIEEFGILKKQNEALANLLLSDNSRAARGDHLVAIRDKLDIQRIAEVSGPSFEYEEVRRKIKNNIQEFWYYVTSELKKVKKLADDFSMDKRSKDVDDSIKDIWEHKRELMLELDTLERVDGHSNWRVKEAKDLSDLVQRRFSHLQNPSDCSKAKKLTCSLNKGCGFGCQIHHITYCFLVAYGTERTLILKSKGWRYHKDGWESVFKPLSNTCLSTAGDSHSNWPGDSTKQVVALPIVDNVYPKPKYQPPSIPADLAPRIQKLHGHPIVWWVGQVLKFLMRPQDNIKKVMDYSKEKLGFERPIVGIHVRRTDKVGTEAAYHDIDEYMVKVDHYFNQLETEPPVRRVFIASDDPKVITNARKRYPRYDVIGDPAVAETASVSKRYSDSSLQGIIVDIHLLSLCDHLVCTFSSQVCRVAYELMQTYHVDAHDKFTSLDDVYYYGGQNPNPGVAILDHIPRRPGEIQLRVGDKIEVYGNHWDGYSKGRNMRTSVTGLFPSFKVKNPVAVVEFPKYPDVPIYNSGN, from the exons ATGACATTCTGGAGTGGAAGGCCCGGATGGCTGGGCAAGTTGGGACTGTTCCTGTTGTTGGCCTGGCTGATAGTCCTCATCTTGTCGGTTTTCCACGTGATGAGAAGTACTCCACCATCCCACGACATCATGTCCCAGATGGAAAAAGAGAATACGCAGAAGTTGAACGAAATGATCGAGGAATTTGGCATTTTGAAAAAGCAGAACGAAGCTCTTGCCAATTTGCTTCTGTCTGATAATTCCAGGGCAGCTAGGGGGGACCACTTGGTCGCCATCAGAGACAAATTAGACATACAGAGGATCGCTGAGGTCAGTGGACCCTCGTTCGAGTACGAAGAGGTCaggagaaaaatcaaaaataatattcaggaATTTTGGTACTACGTTACGTCGGAATTGAAGAAAGTTAAGAAATTGGCTGATGATTTTTCCATGGACAAACGGAGTAAGGATGTTGATGATTCTATCAAGGACATCTGGGAGCACAAGCGAGAGCTGATGCTGGAGCTTGATACGCTGGAGAGAGTCGATGGCCACAGTAATTGGAGAGTGAAGGAGGCTAAAGACTTGTCTGATTTGGTTCAGAGGAGATTCTCACATTTGCAGAATCCATCAGACTGTAGTAAAGCCAAAAAGTTGACCTGCAGTCTCAATAAGGGCTGTGGCTTTGGTTGCCAA ATACACCACATAACCTATTGCTTCCTCGTCGCCTACGGAACGGAGCGAACATTAATTCTAAAATCAAAAGGTTGGCGTTACCATAAAGACGGTTGGGAGAGTGTCTTCAAGCCCTTGAGCAATACGTGCCTGTCAACAGCCGGCGATTCTCACAGTAACTGGCCAGGGGACAGTACGAAGCAGGTGGTGGCTCTCCCAATAGTGGACAACGTCTACCCAAAGCCTAAGTACCAGCCTCCCAGTATCCCAGCCGACCTGGCCCCTCGGATTCAAAAGCTCCACGGTCACCCCATCGTCTGGTGGGTGGGGCAGGTCCTCAAGTTCCTGATGAGACCTCAGGACAATATCAAGAAGGTCATGGATTACTCCAAGGAGAAACTCGGCTTCGAACGGCCCATTGTGGGAATTCATGTGAGACGAACCGATAAAGTGGGAACTGAGGCTGCTTATCATGACATCGACGAGTATATGGTCAAAGTGGATCACTACTTCAATCAGCTAGAGACTGAACCCCCTGTCAGGAGGGTTTTTATCGCAAGTGATGATCCCAAGGTGATAACAAATGCCAGAAAAAGGTATCCCAGGTACGATGTAATCGGTGATCCAGCTGTTGCAGAGACTGCCTCTGTCTCCAAACGATACTCAGACTCGTCTCTCCAAGGAATTATCGTTGACATTCATCTTCTGTCACTCTGCGATCATCTCGTTTGCACCTTCAGCTCACAAGTCTGCAGAGTTGCTTATGAGCTCATGCAAACTTATCATGTCGATGCACATGATAAATTCACGTCTTTGGACGATGTTTATTACTACGGGGGACAAAACCCTAATCCTGGAGTTGCTATCCTCGATCATATACCCAGGAGACCCGGCGAGATACAGTTGAGAGTTGGGGACAAGATCGAGGTTTATGGGAATCACTGGGATGGCTACTCCAAGGGAAGGAATATGAGAACCAGTGTCACTGGACTATTTCCCAGTTTTAAGGTGAAAAATCCAGTTGCTGTTGTTGAGTTTCCAAAGTATCCAGATGTACCTATATATAATTCTGGGAATTGA
- the LOC135163382 gene encoding serine/threonine-protein phosphatase Pgam5, mitochondrial-like, whose protein sequence is MPTLSRLQKYTIIAVGTVSGAGLFYYNVYGKGEEVAHVANSWTTDFVPSVTWDSNWDRRDPKSLVKPMKKVTEEAQNKYNEQLEQHKAKTTRHLVLIRHGQYNLKGKNDAERYLTELGRRQADYTGKRLAELALPFSLIVRSTMTRAQETSKIIEKSLSDVPTEDDILLMEGAPIPPEPPIRHWKSEWQYFQDGPRIEAAFRKHFHRASPHQTKDSYTLLVCHANVIRYFVCRALQFPPEAWLRLSLKHASITWISIHPSGNVSLRCFGDSGHMPPEAITTNQ, encoded by the exons ATGCCGACACTCTCACGTCTCCAAAAATACACAATAATTGCAGTTGGCACTGTAAGTGGTGCAGGTTTGTTTTATTACAATGTTTATGGTAAAGGAGAAGAGGTGGCTCACGTTGCGAACTCCTGGACAACGGATTTTGTGCCTTCGGTGACATGGGACAGCAACTGGGACAG GAGAGACCCAAAGAGTTTAGTTAAGCCGATGAAGAAGGTGACTGAAGAGGCTCAGAACAAATACAACGAACAGCTTGAACAACACAAAGCAAAAACTACTAGACACCTGGTGCTTATTCGACATGGACAGTATAATTTAAAGGGAAAGAATGATGCTGAACGATATTTAACTGAACTGG GCAGGCGTCAGGCAGATTATACTGGCAAACGACTAGCTGAGCTGGCCCTCCCCTTTTCCCTAATCGTCAGGTCAACGATGACCAGAGCACAAGAGACTTccaaaataatcgaaaagTCATTATCAGATGTTCCCACGGAGGATGACATCCTTCTTATGGAGGGAGCACCAATTCCCCCCGAGCCACCCATTAGGCACTGGAAGTCTGAGTGGCAG TACTTCCAGGACGGGCCTCGGATAGAGGCGGCATTTAGAAAGCACTTCCACAGAGCATCTCCACACCAAACAAAGGATTCTTATACTCTACTCGTGTGCCACGCCAATGTCATCCGTTATTTCGTGTGCAG GGCTCTGCAATTTCCTCCTGAGGCCTGGCTGAGGCTCTCCCTCAAGCACGCCAGCATCACGTGGATCAGCATCCATCCCAGTGGTAACGTCTCCCTGAGATGCTTCGGAGACTCCGGCCATATGCCCCCAGAGGCCATCACTACTAATCAGTGA
- the LOC135163383 gene encoding transmembrane reductase CYB561D2-like, with translation MKPETEGKGFPNTLNLIVSVLVHLLLLAPVLYIISIFSINYQFFSWHPICMSVGVGFLILEGVFSISGEANLSHRLSRANRVTTHWIMNTVGLTLMFIGLIIIVVNKNRHDKPHFQTTHGQLGLSSIVIASVVAFFGILTNNTRWLYPRVRPIFMKVAHGFGGMAMTILFVATIINGVYKMPHLLGDTGNALICAALVIAVVVILFKPMIAAVARTKVILQPPHPRNQST, from the exons ATGAAGCCTGAAACAGAAGGCAAGGGCTTTCCCAACACCCTTAATCTCATCGTCTCCGTCCTGGTCCATCTACTTCTACTCGCACCCGTTCTCTACATCATTTCCATATTCAGTATTAATTATCAGTTCTTCTCGTGGCATCCAATATGCATGTCTGTCGGG GTGGGGTTTCTCATCCTAGAAGGCGTCTTCAGTATATCTGGAGAGGCGAACCTGAGTCATCGTCTCTCCCGAGCGAATCGCGTAACAACCCACTGGATCATGAACACTGTCGGCCTGACTCTCATGTTCATAGGTCTGATTATCATAGTAGTGAATAAAAATCGTCACGATAAGCCTCATTTTCAAACGACCCATGGACAATTGGGCCTGAGCTCGATCGTGATAGCCTCGGTGGTGGCGTTCTTTGGAATTCTGACGAATAATACCCGTTGGTTGTATCCGCGGGTTCGACCGATTTTCATGAAAGTTGCCCATGGATTCGGGGGAATGGCTATGACGATACTCTTTGTAGCTACGATCATCAATGGTGTTTACAAAATGCCACATCTTCTGGGCGACACTGGAAATGCTCTCATCTGCGCTGCACTGGTCATTGCTGTTGTTGTTATCCTTTTCAAACCGATGATCGCGGCTGTTGCGAGGACCAAGGTCATCCTGCAACCACCGCACCCCCGCAATCAGAGCACATGA
- the LOC135163375 gene encoding vacuolar protein sorting-associated protein 33A → MSSAHLSSGRLNIGLLQEQTRKQLVNLIERCDGPKAIVWDRSLDGPMGLIARYSLLEEYGVVKMYQLVGGQLPPTNVSSIIFIVRPHLDLIDLIAENVHGEQNRSPKEFHIFFVPRKSLLCEKKLQNRGVFGSFTLIEEFPCDLFPFDSDLVSMELSQTYKEYFLENDPTCLYQVAQAIRRLQRLYGRIPRVTGRGPAASKVWDLLKRLDREEEDLKLDRCVMTTPPIEHLLLVDRSIDLLSPLVTQLTYEGLIDEIFGIQNTTVQLPAGKFKDNDDSPTVMSVDKKEKIVLNSGEELFAEIRDKNFNGVGPVLSQKAKVISSQFDERHGDKSVQEIKQFVARLPHMLATKQSLARHTTIAEMVKEVTDSNDFLECLQIEQELLNCIDTDKPNAFIEDCIAQQKPLLKVLRLLCIQSITNSGLKQKLLDYYKREIIQTYGYQHLPTLLNLEKAGLLRAQQSNRQYAVLRKALRLTVEDESEIAPKDISYVHSVYAPLSVRLAEQLVQPGGWQGLNDVLGLLPGPTVSSDSRGTISGMRRGSITSEDSTSEPPRLVLVFFIGGCTYAEVSALRFLSQQEDLNVEFVMGTTKLINGNTFLTSLMEDLEAVRK, encoded by the exons atgtcctCTGCCCATTTATCGAGTGGTAGACTGAACATAGGACTTCTTCAGGAACAGACGAGGAAACAATTAGTGAATTTAATCGAGAGATGCGATGGACCGAAG GCCATCGTCTGGGATCGATCCCTGGACGGCCCAATGGGCCTCATTGCTAGGTACAGCCTCCTGGAGGAGTACGGGGTTGTCAAGATGTATCAATTAGTCGGTGGACAACTCCCTCCCACCAATGTCTCCAGCATTATATTCATCGTTCGTCCCCATCTCGATTTAATTGATTTGATAGCCGAAAATGTTCATGG GGAGCAAAACAGATCCCCAAAAGAGTTCCACATATTCTTCGTTCCTCGCAAAAGCCTGCTCTGCGAGAAGAAGCTTCAAAATCGTGGAGTCTTCGGTAGTTTCACTCTCATCGAGGAATTTCCCTGTGACCTCTTCCCCTTCGACAGCGATCTAGTCTCAATGGAACTGAGTCAGACCTACAAGGAGTATTTCCTGGAGAACGATCCAACGTGTCTGTACCAAGTGGCTCAGGCAATCAGACGTCTCCAGAGGCTCTACGGTAGGATTCCAAGGGTGACAGGACGTGGTCCAGCTGCCAGTAAAGTCTGGGATCTTTTGAAACGACTGGATCGAGAGGAGGAGGATTTGAAACTCGATCGATGTGTCATGACAACGCCTCCAATAGAGCATCTACTGCTGGTTGACCGAAGCATCGATCTCCTCTCACCTTTGGTCACTCAGTTGACGTACGAAGGCCTCATCGACGAGATCTTTGGCATTCAGAATACAACGGTTCAGTTGCCAGCTGGAAAATTCAAGGACAACGACGACTCACCCACTGTTATGTCGGTAGATAAGAAGGAGAAGATTGTTCTCAACTCGGGTGAAGAATTATTCGCTGAAATCAGGgacaagaatttcaatggagtTGGGCCTGTCCTCAGTCAGAAAGCGAAGGTCATTTCTTCGCAGTTCGATGAGAGACATGGGGACAAGAGTGTTCAGGAGATCAAGCAGTTTGTGGCCAGGCTACCGCACATGCTGGCGACCAAGCAGTCTCTTGCTAGACACACCACTATTGCTGAGATGGTGAAGGAGGTGACAGACTCTAATGACTTCTTGGAGTGTCTACAG ATTGAGCAAGAGCTTCTGAACTGTATAGACACGGACAAGCCAAACGCTTTCATTGAGGATTGCATTGCCCAGCAAAAACCTCTGCTGAAAGTCCTCAGACTTCTCTGCATCCAGTCCATCACAAATTCTGGACTGAAGCAGAAGCTTCTGGATTATTACAAGAGAGAGATTATCCAAACCTACGGATATCAGCATCTACCGACACTCCTAAATCTGGAGAAGGCTGGTTTACTTCGAGCTCAGCAGTCCAACAGACAGTACGCCGTTCTTAGAAAAGCACTGAGGCTTACTGTGGAAGACGAGAGTGAAATTGCACCGAAAGATATCAGTTATGTCCATTCAGTTTATGCACCTCTCAGTGTCAGGCTGGCCGAGCAACTCGTGCAGCCCGGGGGGTGGCAGGGACTCAATGACGTGCTTGGTCTACTGCCTGGACCCACCGTCAGCAGCGATTCCAGGGGAACCATTTCAGGAATGAGAC gaGGCTCTATTACGAGTGAGGATTCTACATCGGAACCTCCGAGATTAGTTTTAGTTTTCTTCATTGGGGGCTGCACGTATGCAGAAGTGTCGGCTCTGAGATTCCTCTCCCAGCAAGAAGATC TCAATGTGGAGTTTGTCATGGGTACCACAAAATTGATCAACGGTAACACGTTCCTTACCTCGTTGATGGAAGACTTGGAGGCTGTCCGAAAATAA
- the LOC135163373 gene encoding sodium- and chloride-dependent glycine transporter 1-like isoform X2 — MEDSSPRMKTYLDCWDNEDKYSVANSQAPLQDGEDEHPERGTWTGKFDFLLSLLGYSVGLGNVWRFPYLCYSNGGGAFLIPFTIMLIIAGLPLMFMELSLGQYASLGPVAAYKRFSPLLRGLGYGMVLVSSIVMLYYNLIIAWTLYYMFASVVVPAGGNSLPWSNCAPEWSREDCFEPLKAEECASLNNSYYKGKCLNSTQQAAMNLSADIIASAMRRPPAEEYFEHHVLGMSEGIEITGSVRPALAACLLLAWVIVFLCLSKGVQSSGKVVYFTALFPYVVLIALFIRGILLPGADEGILFYLTPDWRRLASAKVWGDAAVQIFFALSPAWGGLITLSSYNKFDNNCYKDSLIVAVSNIGTSFFAGLVIFSVIGFLAHELGVPVASVVDQGAGLAFIVYPEVVARLPVAPIWSLLFFVMLLTLGLDSQFALMETVTTAILDGIPALRNFKTWVVLGVSIFGYAGGIIFTTNAGMYWLQLMDKYAANWSVLLIAICECILVAWVYGADRFLDDVQHMIGPRGRCFRFFWTWMWKVITPAALFFILFFNWVEYEPLSYGTYVYPRWADAVGWLVGLFPVFVIVLFALFQLRRPKRRSNYDDDDDDEEESDPRTSRSSERVRQKKKTDSVWARARMLLQPTAEWRPASRNPLTPSRTLTHTPPPGQPGGYDSVRDTIVLVNGQPMMLQPSISSGTTQKLPGPSILKNSSKADLITSQQV; from the exons ATGGAGGACTCCTCGCCGAGGATGAAAACTTATTTGGATTGTTGGGAT AATGAAGACAAGTATTCAGTGGCAAACAGTCAAGCACCGCTGCAGGATGGTGAGGATGAGCACCCGGAGCGCGGCACGTGGAcgggaaaatttgattttttattgtcccTCCTGGGGTACAGCGTGGGCCTCGGCAATGTCTGGCGATTTCCGTACCTCTGCTACTCGAATGGCGGCGGTGCCTTTCTCATTCCATTCACAATCATGCTCATCATCGCTGGACTTCCTCTGATGTTCATGGAGCTGTCGCTGG GACAATACGCAAGCCTGGGTCCAGTCGCAGCATACAAGAGGTTCTCACCCCTCCTCAGGGGTCTGGGGTACGGAATGGTGCTCGTTAGCTCCATAGTAATGCTGTACTACAATCTCATCATCGCATGGACACTCTACTACATGTTTGCGTCTGTTGTTG TGCCTGCAGGAGGCAACAGCCTACCCTGGTCGAACTGCGCGCCTGAGTGGAGCCGGGAGGACTGCTTCGAGCCGCTAAAAGCCGAGGAATGTGCCAGTCTCAACAATTCTTACTACAAaggaaaatgtttaaattcaACCCAACAAGCGGCTATGAATCTCTCAGCGGACATAATCGCCTCAGCCATGAGACGTCCCCCCGCCGAAGAATATTTCGA GCATCACGTACTGGGAATGAGCGAAGGAATCGAGATTACCGGATCTGTCCGTCCAGCGTTGGCAGCCTGTCTGCTCCTCGCTTGGGTCATCGTGTTCCTGTGCCTCAGCAAGGGGGTCCAGAGCTCGGGGAAAGTCGTTTACTTCACTGCGCTCTTTCCTTACGTCGTTCTG ATCGCTCTCTTCATCCGTGGAATCCTCCTCCCCGGTGCCGACGAGGGTATTCTCTTCTATCTTACCCCCGACTGGAGGCGTTTAGCCTCAGCGAAAGTCTGGGGTGACGCAGCAGTCCAGATATTCTTCGCCCTGAGTCCCGCCTGGGGGGGCCTGATAACTCTCAGCTCATACAACAAATTCGATAACAACTGCTACAAGGACTCACTCATCGTAGCTGTGAGTAATATTGGCACATCGTTCTTCGCGGGTCTTGTTATATTCTCCGTAATTGGATTTCTCGCCCATGAACTTGGTGTACCCGTTGCTTCGGTTGTCGATCAGGGAGCTGGATTGGCGTTTATTGTTTATCCCGAG GTTGTGGCGAGATTACCAGTAGCACCAATCTGGTCTCTCCTTTTCTTCGTGATGCTACTGACCCTCGGACTGGATTCACAGTTTGCACTTATGGAAACTGTTACAACGGCTATTCTCGACGGCATTCCAGCACTCAGGAATTTCAAAACTTGGGTTGTCCTTGGGGTGTCCATATTTGGGTATGCTGGGGGAATTATTTTCACCACTAAT GCTGGAATGTACTGGCTCCAACTGATGGACAAATACGCAGCGAACTGGTCAGTTCTGTTGATAGCGATATGCGAGTGCATATTGGTAGCCTGGGTTTATGGAGCAGATCGCTTCCTCGATGACGTCCAGCACATGATAGGCCCCCGTGGAAGATGTTTCAGGTTCTTCTGGACGTGGATGTGGAAGGTCATAACGCCCGCTGCACTCTTCTTCATTCTGTTCTTCAATTGGGTCGAGTACGAACCGCTATCCTACGGCACTTACGTCTATCCAAGATGGGCGGACGCTGTTGGATGGCTTGTGGGACTGTTTCCGGTGTTTGTCATCGTTTTGTTCGCACTC TTTCAGTTGCGGAGACCGAAGAGACGATCAAACTATGACGATGATGACGATGATGAGGAGGAGTCCGATCCGAGGACTTCCAGGAGTTCGGAACGTGTCAGGCAGAAGAAGAAAACGGATTCAGTGTGGGCAAGAGCTAGAATGCTGCTGCAGCCAACTGCCGAGTGGAGGCCAGCTTCCAGGAATCCCTTGACACCATCGAGAACGTTGACTCATACACCACCACCAG GCCAACCCGGTGGCTATGACTCAGTGAGGGATACAATAGTTCTCGTGAACGGCCAACCGATGATGTTGCAGCCGTCGATATCCTCAGGGACAACGCAGAAGCTTCCTGGTCCGTCGATCCTCAAGAATTCCAGTAAAGCTGATCTTATAACATCGCAACAGGTCTGA
- the LOC135163373 gene encoding sodium- and chloride-dependent glycine transporter 1-like isoform X1: MEDSSPRMKTYLDCWDKNFQNEDKYSVANSQAPLQDGEDEHPERGTWTGKFDFLLSLLGYSVGLGNVWRFPYLCYSNGGGAFLIPFTIMLIIAGLPLMFMELSLGQYASLGPVAAYKRFSPLLRGLGYGMVLVSSIVMLYYNLIIAWTLYYMFASVVVPAGGNSLPWSNCAPEWSREDCFEPLKAEECASLNNSYYKGKCLNSTQQAAMNLSADIIASAMRRPPAEEYFEHHVLGMSEGIEITGSVRPALAACLLLAWVIVFLCLSKGVQSSGKVVYFTALFPYVVLIALFIRGILLPGADEGILFYLTPDWRRLASAKVWGDAAVQIFFALSPAWGGLITLSSYNKFDNNCYKDSLIVAVSNIGTSFFAGLVIFSVIGFLAHELGVPVASVVDQGAGLAFIVYPEVVARLPVAPIWSLLFFVMLLTLGLDSQFALMETVTTAILDGIPALRNFKTWVVLGVSIFGYAGGIIFTTNAGMYWLQLMDKYAANWSVLLIAICECILVAWVYGADRFLDDVQHMIGPRGRCFRFFWTWMWKVITPAALFFILFFNWVEYEPLSYGTYVYPRWADAVGWLVGLFPVFVIVLFALFQLRRPKRRSNYDDDDDDEEESDPRTSRSSERVRQKKKTDSVWARARMLLQPTAEWRPASRNPLTPSRTLTHTPPPGQPGGYDSVRDTIVLVNGQPMMLQPSISSGTTQKLPGPSILKNSSKADLITSQQV, from the exons ATGGAGGACTCCTCGCCGAGGATGAAAACTTATTTGGATTGTTGGGAT AAGAACTTTCAGAATGAAGACAAGTATTCAGTGGCAAACAGTCAAGCACCGCTGCAGGATGGTGAGGATGAGCACCCGGAGCGCGGCACGTGGAcgggaaaatttgattttttattgtcccTCCTGGGGTACAGCGTGGGCCTCGGCAATGTCTGGCGATTTCCGTACCTCTGCTACTCGAATGGCGGCGGTGCCTTTCTCATTCCATTCACAATCATGCTCATCATCGCTGGACTTCCTCTGATGTTCATGGAGCTGTCGCTGG GACAATACGCAAGCCTGGGTCCAGTCGCAGCATACAAGAGGTTCTCACCCCTCCTCAGGGGTCTGGGGTACGGAATGGTGCTCGTTAGCTCCATAGTAATGCTGTACTACAATCTCATCATCGCATGGACACTCTACTACATGTTTGCGTCTGTTGTTG TGCCTGCAGGAGGCAACAGCCTACCCTGGTCGAACTGCGCGCCTGAGTGGAGCCGGGAGGACTGCTTCGAGCCGCTAAAAGCCGAGGAATGTGCCAGTCTCAACAATTCTTACTACAAaggaaaatgtttaaattcaACCCAACAAGCGGCTATGAATCTCTCAGCGGACATAATCGCCTCAGCCATGAGACGTCCCCCCGCCGAAGAATATTTCGA GCATCACGTACTGGGAATGAGCGAAGGAATCGAGATTACCGGATCTGTCCGTCCAGCGTTGGCAGCCTGTCTGCTCCTCGCTTGGGTCATCGTGTTCCTGTGCCTCAGCAAGGGGGTCCAGAGCTCGGGGAAAGTCGTTTACTTCACTGCGCTCTTTCCTTACGTCGTTCTG ATCGCTCTCTTCATCCGTGGAATCCTCCTCCCCGGTGCCGACGAGGGTATTCTCTTCTATCTTACCCCCGACTGGAGGCGTTTAGCCTCAGCGAAAGTCTGGGGTGACGCAGCAGTCCAGATATTCTTCGCCCTGAGTCCCGCCTGGGGGGGCCTGATAACTCTCAGCTCATACAACAAATTCGATAACAACTGCTACAAGGACTCACTCATCGTAGCTGTGAGTAATATTGGCACATCGTTCTTCGCGGGTCTTGTTATATTCTCCGTAATTGGATTTCTCGCCCATGAACTTGGTGTACCCGTTGCTTCGGTTGTCGATCAGGGAGCTGGATTGGCGTTTATTGTTTATCCCGAG GTTGTGGCGAGATTACCAGTAGCACCAATCTGGTCTCTCCTTTTCTTCGTGATGCTACTGACCCTCGGACTGGATTCACAGTTTGCACTTATGGAAACTGTTACAACGGCTATTCTCGACGGCATTCCAGCACTCAGGAATTTCAAAACTTGGGTTGTCCTTGGGGTGTCCATATTTGGGTATGCTGGGGGAATTATTTTCACCACTAAT GCTGGAATGTACTGGCTCCAACTGATGGACAAATACGCAGCGAACTGGTCAGTTCTGTTGATAGCGATATGCGAGTGCATATTGGTAGCCTGGGTTTATGGAGCAGATCGCTTCCTCGATGACGTCCAGCACATGATAGGCCCCCGTGGAAGATGTTTCAGGTTCTTCTGGACGTGGATGTGGAAGGTCATAACGCCCGCTGCACTCTTCTTCATTCTGTTCTTCAATTGGGTCGAGTACGAACCGCTATCCTACGGCACTTACGTCTATCCAAGATGGGCGGACGCTGTTGGATGGCTTGTGGGACTGTTTCCGGTGTTTGTCATCGTTTTGTTCGCACTC TTTCAGTTGCGGAGACCGAAGAGACGATCAAACTATGACGATGATGACGATGATGAGGAGGAGTCCGATCCGAGGACTTCCAGGAGTTCGGAACGTGTCAGGCAGAAGAAGAAAACGGATTCAGTGTGGGCAAGAGCTAGAATGCTGCTGCAGCCAACTGCCGAGTGGAGGCCAGCTTCCAGGAATCCCTTGACACCATCGAGAACGTTGACTCATACACCACCACCAG GCCAACCCGGTGGCTATGACTCAGTGAGGGATACAATAGTTCTCGTGAACGGCCAACCGATGATGTTGCAGCCGTCGATATCCTCAGGGACAACGCAGAAGCTTCCTGGTCCGTCGATCCTCAAGAATTCCAGTAAAGCTGATCTTATAACATCGCAACAGGTCTGA